The Pirellulales bacterium genomic interval GCCGCCGCTTGTGGCAGCATCCGATTCCAGCGCCAGCACCCAGCCGGTATTGGCGTTGACCAGCATGAAGTATTGCGTGGGATGCACGCTCACAATTTTCCATAATTGGCTCTTGGCGTTTTCGTCGGGCTTGCGCTGCACGATGCTTCCCGAATCGTTGACATCCAACACCAGCTCGGTGAATTTCGATTGGATGCGCAGCGGCTTGGGATTTTCCAGATCGAACTTGCCCAACACCCAGCGTTGATTGTCGACCCCTTCCGTGGTATTGGCGGCGCTTTCCGCGGATTTTTCCGGCCACTGGATGATGGGGGTTTCCTCATCTTTGTGTGCGCCGAACACATCGAGCAGGTGTTCCGCGCTGTTGTTGCGAAGCTTGTAGCCGTGCTCGTCCTTTTCCAGCCGCCACTGGCGAATGGTGCTGTTGTTGTCTTCGGCCAAAGCGATGGGGGCGGCCTCTTCGCCGGAATCGCCTTGTGGGGCCAGCACTTTTCCCGTTTCCACGTTGATGATTTTGACTTCCACCGGCTCAGGCTGCTTTTCCGCAGCAGTTGCGTTGAGCTTTGCCGTAACGCACCACGCCGCCCATAGCAGCCCACCAAATACAACCGACTTGGGCGAAAACATGCTCGCCTCCTGTAATTCGAAGCACAATTTCAAAAGTAGTGCCGGCAGCCCGTGCGGAGCGCTGCTATTCCTTCACTTCCACCATCAACCACATTTGGCCCTTAGATTTTTCGCTGGGGCTGCGCTGAACGATGTTGCCTTCGTCATCTACGTCGAGCACCAGTCCGCTTGATTTCGATTTCAACCGCCGGGGCTTGTCGGCCGTGGCGGGGCCCCCTTCCCAGCTCCAGCGTTGGTTATCGTTGCCATCGGCGGCAGATTTATCGTCGTACAGAATGATGGCCCCGTCTTCGTCGCTGGAATCGCCCGAAACGTCCAGCACCAAGCCGGTGGGCCGCTGCACAATTTTGTA includes:
- a CDS encoding RICIN domain-containing protein produces the protein MFSPKSVVFGGLLWAAWCVTAKLNATAAEKQPEPVEVKIINVETGKVLAPQGDSGEEAAPIALAEDNNSTIRQWRLEKDEHGYKLRNNSAEHLLDVFGAHKDEETPIIQWPEKSAESAANTTEGVDNQRWVLGKFDLENPKPLRIQSKFTELVLDVNDSGSIVQRKPDENAKSQLWKIVSVHPTQYFMLVNANTGWVLALESDAATSGGRAVLAKKVSSSDKNFNDRQWKLAKENDVYTFAHRPSGLVLNVPDGSKEEDHPVSVAESKSENADSQRWIWVGGASSKDKPLRLKSKASGLVLDVDDDGNLVQRAASDSAKSQLWLLVGEQ